GCAGGCGGCGAGGACGCGGCCCAGGTCACCGGGGTCGGTGACATCGGCGGAGAGGCACATCGTGTCCGAGAGGAGAGCGTCCACCGCAGCGCCCTCCGCCTGAGAGGTCGCGAACGACGCGCGGACCACCGACCGCCAGTGCGCGGTGGTCTATTCCTCGACGCCCGACCCGATCAGCCGGAAGCGGCGCTCGGGATGGTTCGTGAGCAGCTGGCCGATGGCGGGCAGAAGAAGCCTGGACGACAGATCGCCGCTCGCTCCGAGAATCACCAGAGTGCCCACGGACTGCGCCATGCCCCTCAGAGTACGGCCATACTGGGGATATGTCGCTCCCCATCGAGGATTACGCCCTGATCAGTGACTGCTTCACCGGAGCGCTCGTCGGCAGGGACGGCAGCATCGACTGGCTGTGCCTGCCCCGCTACGACTCGGGTTCGGCGTTCGGGGCCCTGCTCGGCACGGAGGACCACGGCCGCTGGCTGCTCGCGCCGTCCGATCCGGAGGCGACGAACACGCGACATTATGCGGGCGACACAATGACACTGGTCACCCGCTGGCGCACAGCGACCGGCGAGGTGGAGGTCGTCGACGCCATGCCGATGGGCGATCACCGGGCGGATGTGGTGCGGCGGGTGCGTGGCATCCGGGGCACGGTGGAGATGCGGGAGGATCTGCGCATCCGGTTCGGGTACGCCACGGCTGTGCCGTGGGTGCGCCAGGACAAGACGGCGAAGCCGAACGCACTCGTCGCGGTCGCCGGTCCCGACGGCCTGGTGTTCCGCGGCTCGGCGCTGCGGCCGAGCGACCACGCGCACAAGAGCCGGTTCACAGTCGAGGCGGGGCAGACGGTCGATCTGTCGATGACGTGGTTCCCCTCCCACCGCGCTGCGCCGGACGCGCCGGACGTCGAGGAGGCGCTCACGCACACCCGGTCGTGGTGGACCGAGTGGGCGGCCGGCTGCGATCACGACGGTCCCTATCGCGACGAGGTCGTGCGCTCGCTCATCCTGCTGCGCGCGCTCACCCACCTGGACACCGGCGGCATCGTGGCCGCGGCGACGACATCGCTCCCGGAGAGCTTCGGCGGCGAGCGGAACTGGGACTATCGCTATGTGTGGCTGCGGGACGCCTCCCTGACGATCGCGGTTCTGCTCTCGCACGGGTACCACGACTACGTGGGTCTCTGGCGGGACTGGCTGCTCCGAGCGGTCGCCGGCGACCCGGGCGACGTGCAGATCATGTACGGGCTCGGCGGCGAGCGCGACCTCGCCGAGCGGGAGATCGACAGTCTGCCGGGCTATCGGGGCGCGCATCCGGTGCGAGTCGGAAACGACGCCTCGACACAGTTCCAGGCGGATGTGATCGGCGAAGTGATGATCGCGCTGGATCGCGGCCGCGCGGCCGGGGTCGAAGAGACGCGGTTCTCCTGGGCGCTGCAGCGCGCGCTGATGCGCTACCTCGAGGAGCATTGGCGGAACCCCGACCACGGCATCTGGGAGATCCGCGGGGAGCCGCAGGTGTTCACGCACTCTCGAGCGCTCGTCTGGGCGGCGTTCAACTGCGCGGTCCGCGGCGTGGAGGAGTACGGGCTGAGCGGGCCGGTCGCTCGCTGGAAGCGCCTGCGCGACGAGATCCGTGCGGATCTGGAGGCGAACGGCTTCGACGAGGAGCGTGGCGCCTACGTGCAGTGCTTCGGCAGCGATCGGGTGGACGCCTCGCTCCTCGTCCTCCCACAGGTCTGCTACTGCGACGCCGAGGACCCGCGGATGCTCGGCACCGTCCACGCGATCGAGCAAGATCTGATGCACGAGGGGCTGCTGCTGCGCTACCGGACCGAAGGCGGCGTGGACGGGCTGCCGCCGGGAGAGAACCCCTTCCTCGCGTGCTCGTTCTGGCTGGTCGAGCAGTACGCGCGCTCGCGCCGGGCCGACGACGCGAAGGCGCTGATGGACCGGCTGCTGGGCCTCGCCAACGATGTCGGGATGCTGTCCGAGGAGTACAACATGACACGCCGTTCGCAGGCGGGTAACACGCCGCAAGCGCTCACGCACCTCGCGCTCGTGCGGGCGGCGGACGCGATCGCGGAGCTGAGCGCCTGATGGCCGCGCTCGCCCGGCCGGAGCGGGACACCGGGCTCGAGGCCCGGCTGAGGCTCGGAGAGCCGTGGGTGACGATCGTGTGGAACGACCCGGTCAACCTGATGTCGTATGTGACCTACGTCTTCGAAAGCTACTTCGTCTACCCGGCGCGGGAGGCCGAACGGCTGATGCTGCTCGTCCACACCGAGGGCAAAGCCGGCGTCGCGACCGGCACCCGCGAGGAGATGGAACGGCATGTCGAGGCGATGCATGGCTTCGGGCTCTGGGCGACCCTGACGAAGGCGGACTCGTGAGGCCGTTCCGCCGGACACGGGACGGAACGCTGCGCGCCCGGTTCGAGCCGGACGAAGCGGAGATCCTGGCCCGGCTCGCCGCGGAGACGGCTGAACTCGCCGTGGACGCGGCGAGCGGCGCGGGCGATCCGCGGGAGGACCCGGCGTTCATCCGCCTGCTGCCGGACGCTTATTCGGGCGATGCGGAGGCGTCCGCGGAGTTCCGGCGCTTCACGGCCGGTGGGCTCGCGGAGCGGAAGGCGCTCACTGCGCAAGTGGTGATGGAGACGCTGGGCGGCGGGTCCGGCGCGATCGAGGTCCGTCTCGACGCGCCGCAGGCCGCTGCCTGGCTGCGCACGCTGACGGACATCCGGCTCGTGCTCGCGGCACGGCTCGGGATCGTGCAGGACGGCGACGAGGGCGACATCCACGACGCGGACTCCGCCTTCCGGCGGGCCGTCTACGACTGGCTCGCCGGAGTGCAGGAGTCGCTGGTGCTGGCGCTGCGCTCGACGCGCTGATGGTCCCGGGCTGACAGCCGGGAGCTGAGGAAGGAGCTCTCACCGGCATCCTCGCGACTCTCTCCCCCCTCATCGACATCCGCACCTCGCCGTCCGTCGCGCGTCGGAGACGGGCGCCGGCGGCCGAGGTGGGGAAGACCGGTTGACAGATCCGGGCTTCGCGTCTAGGTTTCTTTAAAGCCAGTTTAGTATTACGCCGGTCGGACTCACGAAGGAACGCAATGAAGCGGATCACTCTGCTCGCGGCAACAGCGAGCTCGGCTCTCCTCCTCGGGATGCCGCCGTACACGGTCAGACCGCCCATCCCGGTGACGAGTTCCGTATAGCCGCCGGCGAGCCAGTGGATGACGTCGATATCGTGCGCGCCCTTCTGCAAGAGCAACCCGTTCGACTTCGCCCGCTCGGCGTGCCAGTCCTTGAAGTAGTAGTCGCCGCCGTTCCCGACGAAGTGGCGGCACCAGACCGCCTTGACCTCGCCGATCTCCCCACGCCGGATGATGTCGCGCATCGTCCGCACGACAGCCATGTGCCGCATATTGTGCCCGACATAGAGCCGGGTCCCGGTCTCAGCGACGGCGGCCAGGATGGCATCGGCGTCCGCGAAGTCGATCGCGAGCGGCTAGATACACCGCGATGCCCGCACGGAACAGATCGCCCGCGACCTCGGCGTGGGCGTGATCGGGCGAGGTGACGAAGACAGCGTCCACCGCACCCGCCGCTCCGGACGCCACAGCGGCGATGAACTCACGATGGCCGGAGAAGATCAGCGGCGAGCCGAACCGCTCCGCGGCTCGCTCACGGGCGGCCTCGCTCGGATCACCGCAAGGCGCAGCGGCCGTCTCCGTGTCATGACGCCATCCCTTCGTGGGTGCGGTGGAGGAACCCTCCGGAGCCGTCGTCTACCTCCGCCGCGACCGGCCGGCCCAGCCGAGCCGCGAGCAGGTGCGACCCCGCCACATCGATCTCCGGCTCCAGCAGCCGGCGGGCCGGGAAGAGCCGTTGCGTCGTCTCGGCGGCCGCGAGCACGAGGGCCCCCAGAACGACCGCCTCGGCGGCCAGCTCCGATTGGATGATCGACGGACGGATGGGCAGGCTGATCTCCCGCATCACGGCCGCTCTCAGCGGCGCAAGCAGCGCCTCACCGGCGCGCGACAGACCGCCGCCGACCACGACCACATCCGGATCGACGGCCATCGTGACCGTCGCGACACCGGTGGCGAGGCCGCCGACGAAGCGCTCGATCTCCTCCCGCGCCCGCTGGTCCCCGCCGACCGCGAGCCGGAAAACCTCTTCGGCCGTCGACGCCGTCTCCCAGCGGAGCTGCCCGGACTCGTCCACCTGCATCGAGAAGACGATCTCGCCGATCTCACCCGCCGCGCTGTGCCGGCCGCGACGCAGCTTGCCATCGATGATGAGCCCCATCGAAATCCGGTGCCCGGCGAAGAAATAGGCGACATCGTCCACGAGCCGTGCCGCACCCATCCGGTGCTCGGCCAGGGCCGCGAGCCGCATGTCGTTCTCGATGGCGACAGGGCAGCCGAACTCGTCGCGCAGGTGCCCGGCGATGTCCACGCCCTCCCAATCGGGGAAGTTCCGCGAGACGACGAGCCGACCGTCCGTACCGACCATTCCGGAGACCGCCACCGCCATCCCGGAGCGCTGCCGCAATCGCCGGAGGTCAAGTCCCGCGGCGGCGAAGCAGTCCCGCACGGCGTCTTTCACCCCGTCGAGCCGCTCCGCTCCCCCGAACGTCCCGTCCACATCGCGCTCGTGCCAGCCAACCACCCGGCCGTCGAGCTCCGCCACGACGACGCGGCTGCGGTGGATTCCGACGTCGACACCGACCAGATATCCCGCGTCGGCTACGAACTTGAAGATCCGTGCCGGCCGGCCCGCACCACGTCCGCCCGGAGTGTACTCATCGACCATCCCGATCAGCCCCTCCTCCCGGAGGAATGGCAGCACCGTCTCCACCGTGGGGCGGGACAGCCCGGTGCGCTCAGCCAGCCGGGCGACCGTGGCCCACCCCCCGTCCCGCAGGGCGACCGCGACGCGCGCGACACTGGTGTTCACCTTTCGCACCTCGCTCTTACCGGACACCATCGGGACCTCATTCTGCCCTTTACAAAGAAACAAACTTTTTTAATTGGCTGCGCTCAGTAGAGCACGGGAGAAAGAAAGCGGTCAAGTCTGTGTGCATTACAAACAAGACCGCTTGCGTATTAGATCCGGGAGCATCCGGCCCGGCTGCCGGGGCGCGTGTCACCTTGTCCCCGCCGACACCCCGCCTTACGCTCGGCGCAAGAGGTGCGCCGGAAAGCGGACCGACGAGAAAGGTGCGCTCCATGCGATTCATCCGGCCCCCGGCCCACCCCACGCCCACACCCGCCGAATCGGCCTCCCGCGCGGACGCGCCACTGATCAAGCGCAGTCCGCTGCTGTTCGGCTACCTTCTCACCCTCGGCGCACTCGGGGCCGCGGTCACCGGCGCGATGCTCTACGGCCTGCGCTCGATCATCTTCTCCGTGTTCCTCGCGATGTTCGCGACCGTCGGCCTCGATCCGCTGATCCGGTGGTTCCAGCGGCGAGGGATGAAGCGGGCGTGGGCGATCGTGACGGTCATCCTGCTGATCGTCGCCGCCCTCGTCGCGATCGTCTGGGTGGTCGTCCCCCTCATCGTCGAGCAAATCGGCTTCCTCGGCACGGTCGTCCCGCACGAGATCGCGAGGCTGCGCTCAGAGGGCTGGTTCGACAGTGCGAACACCACGAGCAACGGCGTCCTCGGCCAGACGCTCACCTGGATCGCCGACCAGGCGAAGAACCCGCAAACCTGGGCCAGCGTCGGAAGCGGTCTCCTCGGGCTGGGAATCTCGGTGCTGAACGCTTCACCACCGGCTTTTTCATCGCCATCCTGACGATCTACTTCATCGCCTCCTACGACGCGACCAAGCAGTCGCTGTACCGTCTGGTCAGCCGCTCCCACCGCGAAGAGTTCGAGAGCTACGCCGAGCGCATCCTGAAGAACTTCGGCAAGTACCTGAGCGGCATGGTCGTCCTCGCTTTCTTCAACGCCGTCTACAGCCTCCTCCTGCTCATCGCCACGGGCGTCCCCGGCGCTTTCCTCATCGCCCTGGCCGCCTTCTTCATCACCCTCATCCCGATCATCGGAACCGTGCTGACCACCATCGCTATGTCGGCGCTGGCCTTCATCCACTCCCCCGTCAGCGGCATCGTCGTTCTGGTTCTGATGCTGATCTACATGCAACTCGAGGCATACATCCTGACGCCCCGGGTGATGGGCAAGGCCGTGCAGGTCCCGGGTTCCATCGTGCTCATCTCGGCCCTCGCCGGCTCGACGCTGTTCGGCCTGCCCGGAGCGCTCGTCGCCATCCCGATCTCGGCGGGCGTCATGCTCATCATCAAAGAGGTCGTCATGCGGCGGAAAGAACGGACGTAGAAACGGGCGCCCGGCGTGTACAACCCCCTTGTTCAGCCGACCCCCTTGTTCAGCCCCGACCGGCGCCCGTGATCGGAGAAGGCCGCGCCCCCACGAAGATCAACCATCGAGACGCACCCACGCAAACACAGGGGCGACGCACGGCCCACGGATGAGGCGGACGCGGAGTGAGCGAACGCGCCGCGACACGAAGACGTCGCATCGGCGATTCAACCGGGTCGCCGGTCTGGTCACGCCTTGAGCCGGTGTGTATGGTGCGGTTCCATGGTGAAAAGGCACTGGCGCGGAGCACTCTTGAGAACAGAACTGCATCCCTCCACCGAGCGAGTGCCTGCGCGCGAGAA
Above is a genomic segment from Leifsonia xyli subsp. xyli str. CTCB07 containing:
- a CDS encoding glycoside hydrolase family 15 protein, which translates into the protein MSLPIEDYALISDCFTGALVGRDGSIDWLCLPRYDSGSAFGALLGTEDHGRWLLAPSDPEATNTRHYAGDTMTLVTRWRTATGEVEVVDAMPMGDHRADVVRRVRGIRGTVEMREDLRIRFGYATAVPWVRQDKTAKPNALVAVAGPDGLVFRGSALRPSDHAHKSRFTVEAGQTVDLSMTWFPSHRAAPDAPDVEEALTHTRSWWTEWAAGCDHDGPYRDEVVRSLILLRALTHLDTGGIVAAATTSLPESFGGERNWDYRYVWLRDASLTIAVLLSHGYHDYVGLWRDWLLRAVAGDPGDVQIMYGLGGERDLAEREIDSLPGYRGAHPVRVGNDASTQFQADVIGEVMIALDRGRAAGVEETRFSWALQRALMRYLEEHWRNPDHGIWEIRGEPQVFTHSRALVWAAFNCAVRGVEEYGLSGPVARWKRLRDEIRADLEANGFDEERGAYVQCFGSDRVDASLLVLPQVCYCDAEDPRMLGTVHAIEQDLMHEGLLLRYRTEGGVDGLPPGENPFLACSFWLVEQYARSRRADDAKALMDRLLGLANDVGMLSEEYNMTRRSQAGNTPQALTHLALVRAADAIAELSA
- the clpS gene encoding ATP-dependent Clp protease adapter ClpS, which produces MAALARPERDTGLEARLRLGEPWVTIVWNDPVNLMSYVTYVFESYFVYPAREAERLMLLVHTEGKAGVATGTREEMERHVEAMHGFGLWATLTKADS
- a CDS encoding DUF2017 domain-containing protein, with amino-acid sequence MRPFRRTRDGTLRARFEPDEAEILARLAAETAELAVDAASGAGDPREDPAFIRLLPDAYSGDAEASAEFRRFTAGGLAERKALTAQVVMETLGGGSGAIEVRLDAPQAAAWLRTLTDIRLVLAARLGIVQDGDEGDIHDADSAFRRAVYDWLAGVQESLVLALRSTR
- a CDS encoding ROK family transcriptional regulator — its product is MVSGKSEVRKVNTSVARVAVALRDGGWATVARLAERTGLSRPTVETVLPFLREEGLIGMVDEYTPGGRGAGRPARIFKFVADAGYLVGVDVGIHRSRVVVAELDGRVVGWHERDVDGTFGGAERLDGVKDAVRDCFAAAGLDLRRLRQRSGMAVAVSGMVGTDGRLVVSRNFPDWEGVDIAGHLRDEFGCPVAIENDMRLAALAEHRMGAARLVDDVAYFFAGHRISMGLIIDGKLRRGRHSAAGEIGEIVFSMQVDESGQLRWETASTAEEVFRLAVGGDQRAREEIERFVGGLATGVATVTMAVDPDVVVVGGGLSRAGEALLAPLRAAVMREISLPIRPSIIQSELAAEAVVLGALVLAAAETTQRLFPARRLLEPEIDVAGSHLLAARLGRPVAAEVDDGSGGFLHRTHEGMAS
- a CDS encoding AI-2E family transporter; translation: MRFIRPPAHPTPTPAESASRADAPLIKRSPLLFGYLLTLGALGAAVTGAMLYGLRSIIFSVFLAMFATVGLDPLIRWFQRRGMKRAWAIVTVILLIVAALVAIVWVVVPLIVEQIGFLGTVVPHEIARLRSEGWFDSANTTSNGVLGQTLTWIADQAKNPQTWASVGSGLLGLGISVLNASPPAFSSPS
- a CDS encoding AI-2E family transporter, with translation MASYDATKQSLYRLVSRSHREEFESYAERILKNFGKYLSGMVVLAFFNAVYSLLLLIATGVPGAFLIALAAFFITLIPIIGTVLTTIAMSALAFIHSPVSGIVVLVLMLIYMQLEAYILTPRVMGKAVQVPGSIVLISALAGSTLFGLPGALVAIPISAGVMLIIKEVVMRRKERT